In Rhodospirillum rubrum ATCC 11170, a genomic segment contains:
- a CDS encoding gamma-glutamylcyclotransferase, translating into MTQNDEFWVFAYGSLMWRPGFAHVETRPALLEGYHRAMCVLSIHYRGTPERPGLVLGLEEGGRCHGRAFRVSDDDRETVVAYLRARELISNVYLERMLPVLLDDGRRVEAYVFIADCAHDQYRGGLEDVDAARIIAQGQGSGGSARDYLANSLAHLDGLGIPDPALARLLATVDRLGRPA; encoded by the coding sequence ATGACGCAGAACGATGAATTCTGGGTATTCGCCTACGGTTCGCTGATGTGGCGCCCGGGCTTCGCCCATGTCGAGACCCGGCCCGCCCTGCTGGAGGGCTATCACCGGGCCATGTGCGTGCTGTCGATCCATTACCGGGGCACGCCCGAGCGGCCGGGTTTGGTGCTTGGTCTGGAAGAGGGCGGCCGTTGCCATGGCCGGGCCTTCCGCGTGAGCGACGACGACCGCGAGACGGTCGTCGCCTATCTGCGGGCGCGCGAGTTGATCAGCAATGTTTATCTCGAGCGCATGCTGCCCGTGCTTCTTGATGACGGTCGCCGGGTCGAGGCTTACGTCTTCATCGCCGATTGCGCCCATGACCAGTACCGGGGCGGCCTGGAGGACGTCGATGCCGCCCGCATCATCGCCCAAGGCCAGGGCAGCGGTGGATCGGCGCGCGATTACCTCGCCAATTCCCTGGCCCATCTGGATGGTCTGGGCATTCCCGACCCGGCCCTGGCCCGCCTGCTCGCCACCGTTGACCGCCTAGGGCGGCCCGCGTGA